The Styela clava chromosome 13, kaStyClav1.hap1.2, whole genome shotgun sequence genome has a window encoding:
- the LOC120332125 gene encoding protein ABHD13-like: MNLFNNLTGKQHGGYSRLQNGGKATAAFKTAADCSTFLLLFTVLIFCVLKFLFGDIKYVLVPFLLIFFLGLLYKLQDRLLYHPEMPANSSLYVPFPSHLPHEILRLKTEDGEELHGYFIKKQENGSTSPTVLYFHGNAGNAGSPCTLPLNTICGCNVLVVDYRGYGKSTGCPSEEGLYIDGKTCIEYLRTRSDVDPNKIILFGHSMGGAIAIHLAAMAHGEEYRIAALIVENTFTSIPDAAQHVFRGILPGISKLPIVCYKNKFMSIDKIAKVNVPILFICGDKDEILDPNMTRILRNASDNSHTIFVRVPKGSHNDTWCVSHSYYKCVSAFLAKVFNEDIVLQNRSTEQASMEDILIDKPTSELVLTWKSEIIAT; the protein is encoded by the exons ATgaatttattcaataatttgactGGGAAACAACATGGTGGATATAGTCGTCTACAGAATGGGGGAAAAGCTACTGCTGCTTTCAAAACTGCAGCTGACTGTTCTACATTCCTATTATTATTCACTGTGCTGATTTTTTGTgttctgaaatttttgtttggagacataaaatatgtgttagttCCATTCCTTCTCATATTTTTCTTGGGCTTGTTGTACAAATTACAAGACAGGCTGCTGTATCATCCAGAAATGCCAGCGAATTCATCACTTTATGTTCCATTCCCATCTCATCTTCCCCATGAAATTTTACGATTGAAAACTGAAGATGGAGAAGAACTGCATggatattttatcaaaaaacaagaaaatggaTCCACCTCTCCAACCGTTCTATACTTTCATGGAAACGCAG GGAATGCTGGATCACCATGCACTCTCCCTCTTAATACCATTTGTGGATGTAACGTGTTAGTAGTTGACTACAGGGGGTATGGAAAAAGTACAGGTTGCCCCAGCGAAGAAGGACTTTATATCGATGGAAAAACTTGTATTGAATATTTGCGAACCAGAAGCGACGTCGATCCAAACAAAATTATACTTTTTGGTCATTCAATGGGAGGAGCTATAGCTATCCACCTCGCGGCTATGGCTCATGGTGAAGAATATAGAATTGCTGCCTTGATTGTTGAAAATACGTTCACGAGTATACCAGATGCAGCACAACATGTTTTTAGAGGGATTTTACCTGGTATTTCAAAGCTTCCTAttgtttgttataaaaataagtttatgtCAATTGATAAGATTGCGAAAGTTAATGTgccaattttatttatctgcGGTGATAAGGATGAAATTTTAGATCCAAATATGACAAGGATTTTGCGCAATGCTTCTGATAATTCTCACACAATTTTTGTTAGAGTTCCGAAAGGCTCACATAATGATACATGGTGTGTGAGTCACTCatattataagtgtgtttctgCTTTCCTTGCTAAAGTTTTTAATGAAGATATTGTTTTGCAAAATAGGAGTACCGAACAAGCTTCGATGGAAGATATTTTAATTGATAAACCTACTTCTGAATTGGTACTGACATGGAAATCTGAAATTATTGCGACTTAA